The following are encoded in a window of Acipenser ruthenus chromosome 26, fAciRut3.2 maternal haplotype, whole genome shotgun sequence genomic DNA:
- the LOC117430765 gene encoding arf-GAP with Rho-GAP domain, ANK repeat and PH domain-containing protein 1-like: MTADVSETLALLCSGARVIIHPGEPSQPSPISLAEQAGQAMQAELLRQNQITEAPFQDVGLDPSPPENRSVQDAEEFQGKLDKDKLVFSEEVDSAPCEVLNLRDVTSLCDCSTGQRHEFVMHILKERLQCSVDDQETLRTHLRHIAKVLLPWPVPDSELVGVRCLSRVTARDGKWPEHRDAWAALRGTELLLYLTGGRQRDRLRLTLSQNCT, encoded by the exons ATGACTGCCGATGTGTCGGAGACACTGGCCCTGCTGTGTTCCGGGGCGCGGGTGATCATTCACCCAGGGGAGCCCTCCCAGCCATCCCCCATCTCCCTGGCAGAGCAGGCAGGGCAGGCCATGCAGGCCGAGCTGCTGCGCCAGAACCAGATCACAG AGGCCCCTTTCCAAGACGTTGGGCTTGACCCTTCCCCTCCAGAGAACCGTTCTGTACAAG ACGCTGAGGAGTTCCAGGGCAAACTGGACAAAGACAAGCTTGTGTTCTCGGAGGAGGTCGACTCTGCCCCCTGCGAGGTTCTCAATCTGAGGGACGTCACCTCGCTCTGTGACTGCTCCACAGG gCAAAGACATGAGTTTGTGATGCACATTCTGAAAGAGAGGCTGCAGTGCTCAGTAGATGACCAGGAGACCCTGAGAACTCACCTGCGGCACATCGCCAAG GTGTTGCTGCCATGGCCAGTGCCGGACTCGGAGCTGGTGGGGGTGCGCTGTCTCTCCCGGGTGACCGCGAGGGACGGGAAGTGGCCGGAGCACAGAGACGCCTGGGCGGCACTCCGTGGGACCGAACTGCTGCTTTACCTCACAGGAGGGCGCCAGAGAGACCGGCTGAGGCTGACTCTGTCACAGAACTGCA CCTGA